The genomic window tgaatattaggcaaaacaccaccttgagcaatagttacgccggacaacaatttattcaattcttcatcgttgcgaatggccaattgtaaatgacgtgggatgattcttgtctttttgttatcacgagcagcattaccagccaattcaagaacttcagctgctaaatattccataactgcagctagataaactggagcaccggcaccaacacgctcagcataattgcctttgcgcaacaaacgatgaatacgaccaactggaaattgaagaccagcacgatttgaacgggactttgcctttcccttaactttaccacctttaccgcgacctgacattttcactcttatagattgttcacttcactacactaaaaagcactgtactgtattatactcaatgtataagcacactattcactgatacacaaaatgtgcgctgcttatatactttctCGCTATGCTGAGCACCAACCCTTATACTGTGCTGTTGATCATCGTGCGTGTACTACTACTTCGTATTGTCTCGCCGAAGAGTTGGTCGGAAAATATACACTTAAGCCTGCACACGACACATGGTAGGTATAATAAGTGACAaatagtgtgagtgaaaataaaatcataaaatcatcaaagttgtgaagaaattaaaatgccgccaaaaactagtggaaaagcagcaaagaaagccggtaaggctcaaaagaatattactaaaaatgataagaaaaagaagcgtaagaggaaggaaagttatgctatctacatctataaagtgttgaaacaagtacatcctgataccggtatttcatccaaggccatgagcattatgaatagttttgtgaatgacatctt from Anastrepha ludens isolate Willacy chromosome 5, idAnaLude1.1, whole genome shotgun sequence includes these protein-coding regions:
- the LOC128864024 gene encoding histone H2B, encoding MPPKTSGKAAKKAGKAQKNITKNDKKKKRKRKESYAIYIYKVLKQVHPDTGISSKAMSIMNSFVNDIFERIAAEASRLAHYNKRSTITSREIQTAVRLLLPGELAKHAVSEGTKAVTKYTSSK